A genome region from Naumovozyma castellii chromosome 5, complete genome includes the following:
- the NCAS0E01430 gene encoding TCP11 family protein (ancestral locus Anc_3.195), with translation MDNLEHIANSSSSNDLTQLSEKAPKDTAPHLNPWKVAAAQQTSTSTTTMKQDTSSAAAAAAAATSTSTAMDPSSSSEETNLNTGDSIIPNTPDEKQHHEQENNAMKATTNFNNKIRRRRSLSLPSILHHTHPPLGYAPKNYNHVKRLGSLRNNNNINPQGKNLIFRRKEKKHIQKQTDLTLIPLSGTNTKFMQPTDLSNLKVKKNIGTIMEPPLRPQPKNHLLLPPINPSFLRELDLKDMITNAQLRHDIIFDPSLKFKQNYDDKYGSKRKARTDAYWDLIKTELIINTRNNNKKNQIHHNHIPNIHSNNQSLLFLLFDTLKDTILTIIPNWKYDIQSYAVILQQYLDPTLLVQEIYAGAFDAVDFATCLTNILRQICAPIRDPFLETIEETFKMAHVSNSVSKFIDALKLTFHTLELMKLDIANHELKLLRPTLLENTIEFEKQYFTVLFENEDPHLTSSLAWFQDAILKLDPPVKITFGNIRAKFIYRAFIRCTINLLSCCQIVEKFPGALYFDHSRLMSLRVDVRHLICHYICKLLYKLMISKDENLNDKLKENLLSKNNMDKLMNELEIIITDQYGHSKWTKNTSWIATHICKTIRDQQTVNPPLSSSSSSSSSSSDCLREEDVQFANSWLTTQFDPASKIYTILEKKLFDSLELEIFKRSQCDDYGSIVDDFLYSFNEEPEDGKITKIIMDPRNVIFETFEKKQYEKVLAYVQAIANFQWSVFGTQYFLAARGTCLMNQ, from the coding sequence ATGGATAACTTGGAGCATATAGCGAACTCTTCCTCCAGCAATGATCTGACTCAACTCTCAGAGAAGGCTCCTAAGGACACCGCCCCTCATTTGAACCCGTGGAAAGTCGCCGCTGCACAACAGACTTCTACTTCCACTACTACTATGAAGCAAGATACTTCCTCTGCcgctgctgctgctgctgccgCTACATCAACGTCAACGGCGATGGAtccctcttcttcttctgagGAAACAAACCTCAATACTGGGGACTCTATCATTCCAAATACACCGGATGAGAAACAACATCATGAACAGGAGAATAACGCTATGAAGGCTACGacaaattttaataacaagataagaaggagaagatCGCTATCGTTACCTTCCATATTGCATCATACCCATCCACCGCTAGGGTATGCTCCCAAGAACTATAATCATGTGAAGAGACTCGGttctttaagaaataataataatattaaccCTCAGGGAAAAAATCTTATATTTCGACGTAAGGAGAAAAAACATATACAAAAGCAAACTGATTTGACTTTAATACCATTATCGGGAACAAATACGAAATTTATGCAACCCACTGATTTATCAAATCTTAaagtaaagaaaaatattggaacCATTATGGAACCTCCCTTGAGACCACAACCGAAAAATCATCTACTTTTGCCACCAATTAATCCAAGTTTCTTAAGAGAAttggatttgaaagatatgATTACAAATGCTCAATTGAGACATGATATAATTTTTGATCCatctttaaaatttaaacaaaattatGATGATAAATATGGTTCCAAGAGAAAGGCAAGAACTGATGCATATTGGGATTTAATTAAAACGGAACTAATAATTAATACTcgtaataataataaaaaaaatcaaatccaTCATAATCATATCCCAAATATTCATTCTAATAACCaatctttattattcttaCTATTTGATACTTTAAAGGATACCATATTAACTATAATACCGAATTGGAAATATGATATTCAATCATATGCTGTCATATTACAACAGTATTTAGATCCAACTTTACTAGtacaagaaatttatgCTGGTGCATTTGATGCAGTGGATTTTGCCACATGtttaacaaatattcttaGACAAATTTGTGCACCAATAAGAGATCCATTTTTGGaaaccattgaagaaactttTAAAATGGCACATGTATCAAATTCTGtatcaaaatttattgatgcATTAAAATTAACTTTCCATACACTagaattaatgaaattagatATTGCCAATcatgaattaaaattacTAAGACCAacattattggaaaataccattgaatttgaaaaacaatacTTTACTgttctttttgaaaatgaagatcCTCATTTAACATCATCCTTAGCATGGTTTCAAGATGCAATACTAAAATTAGATCCACCAGTGAAAATAACATTTGGCAATATAAGGGCCAAATTTATCTATAGAGCTTTTATTAGATGTACCATTAACCTTCTATCATGTTGTCAAATTGTGGAAAAATTCCCAGGTgcattatattttgatCATTCAAGATTAATGTCATTACGTGTTGATGTAAGACATTTAATTTGTCATTACATTTGTAAATTACTTTATAAACTAATGATCtccaaagatgaaaatttaaatgataaattaaaggaaaatttattatcaaagaataatatggataaattaatgaatgaattggaaataattATTACGGATCAATATGGTCATTCTAAATGGACAAAGAACACATCTTGGATTGCAACACATATTTGTAAGACAATAAGAGACCAACAAACAGTAAATCCACCTTtgtcatcatcctcatcatcctcatcttcttcttctgattGTCTCAGAGAAGAGGATGTTCAATTTGCTAATTCATGGCTAACGACCCAATTTGATCCTGCAAGTAAGATTTACACAATtttagaaaagaaattattcgACAgtttggaattggaaatattcaaaagatcTCAATGTGACGACTATGGATCCATAGTAGACGATTTTCTTTACAGTTTCAATGAAGAACCAGAAGATGGTAAGATTAcaaagataataatggatcCACGTAACGtgatttttgaaacttttgaaaagaaacagTATGAAAAGGTCCTTGCATACGTCCAAGCCATTGCTAACTTCCAATGGAGTGTATTTGGGACCCAATACTTCTTAGCAGCCAGAGGTACCTGCCTAATGAATCAATGA
- the DSF2 gene encoding Dsf2p (ancestral locus Anc_3.196), whose product MNNSFNSRSSSPLDGPIRQNRSSSSSSNSETVSRRTTTYSLLSFDSIATSERLLDKLDLSPDEELLLEEALKEEEDRNRKLQSSFRPTSSTGNVICMPASGFPSLRSRNLLSSQRDANAGNLKPFLRGEELVVKDKTLAARVEQHFVPKSRFSYIVEEDNTEDVDDGVSYPNDSNDNELVNFEKYRLDNDQLIHLVSETRNSNELPKNLQQLNLSSNSPIKNNVNRNDSTNSTNTIFSETSQLLKPKTQSTFDSDSSPERLTPNSDSSSPRGKSQQTIILSGPDRILAKEVSSNPPSPSYKTHKKKSSLSSLKNLFKSSKTKHKNDQPSNVNDSPMSTNSTLKLSNASHSSIPSMSSSTGMSKYILTPNPVFHFGENSSTTNAKPPSSVENTPTHYRSLSDLQSPNGNQKHEKLATRTYHPFKERSLPPSTNQRPHARRSMSLDLAHDKQIKLQEQQFPAYQNRKPPIMDSIRSAITMRHEGKLRESAEKLRKACLTGDKTAFLLYGLALRYGCGVPKNYAESFRYIMASTGINNVKLEIFDVNIDPINLELNDLIPDVVPQPTAPALYECGMIYLKGFGVPYVDELKGLKYLEKAASLGHIDSMCLSGTIWSKKSNSRKKDLIRAASWFRLAHKRGATLIGSDWIYREKYMNALLLRKEQTILV is encoded by the coding sequence atgaacaattCATTCAACTCAAGAAGCTCATCGCCATTAGATGGACCCATAAGACAAAACAGgtcttcctcatcatcttccaaCTCAGAAACTGTGTCACGAAGGACCACCACATATAGTCTCCTGTCGTTCGATTCCATCGCCACGTCGGAACGACTACTAGATAAATTGGATCTAAGTCCCGATGAAGAATTACTATTGGAGGAGGCCCTaaaggaggaggaggatAGAAATAGGAAATTACAAAGCAGTTTTAGACCTACGTCGTCCACGGGGAACGTCATTTGCATGCCAGCCTCAGGGTTCCCATCTTTGAGAAGTAGGAATTTGCTGTCAAGTCAAAGAGACGCGAATGCTGGTAATTTGAAACCATTTCTCAGAGGGGAGGAGTTGGTTGTTAAGGATAAGACGTTGGCTGCAAGAGTGGAACAACATTTTGTTCCGAAATCAAGATTTTCCTATATCGTGGAGGAAGATAATACTGAAGATGTAGATGATGGGGTAAGTTATCCTAATGATAGTAATGATAATGAGCTAGTGAATTTCGAGAAATATAGGTTGGATAATGATCAGCTGATTCATTTAGTGAGTGAAACGCGGAATTCTAATGAACTTCCCAAAAAtcttcaacaattgaatttgtcttccaattcacccattaaaaataatgttaATAGGAACGATAGCACTAATAGTACCaatacaatattttcagaGACAAGtcaattattgaaaccCAAGACACAATCTACTTTTGATAGCGATTCTTCACCAGAGAGATTAACACCAAATTCAGATTCATCATCTCCCCGTGGCAAATCTCAACAGACAATAATACTGTCGGGTCCAGATCGTATATTAGCCAAAGAAGTATCATCAAATCCACCTTCACCTTCATATAAGACCCataagaaaaaaagttCACTTTCATCcttgaagaatttattcaaGAGCTCCAAGACTAAACATAAAAATGACCAACCATCTAATGTTAATGATTCACCAATGTCCACTAATAGCACGTTAAAACTCTCCAATGCATCACATTCTTCCATTCCTTCCATGTCATCTTCCACAGGAATGAGCAAGTATATCCTAACTCCGAATCCAGTTTTCCATTTTGGCGaaaattcatcaacaacCAATGCAAAACCACCTTCATCAGTGGAAAATACTCCAACACATTACAGATCATTATCTGATCTTCAAAGCCCAAATGGAAATCAAAAGCATGAGAAATTAGCCACAAGAACGTATCATCCATTTAAGGAAAGATCTCTCCCACCCTCAACAAACCAAAGACCGCATGCAAGAAGATCAATGTCATTAGATCTGGCTCATgataaacaaataaaattgCAAGAACAACAGTTCCCAGCATATCAAAATAGAAAACCACCCATAATGGACTCCATACGATCTGCTATAACGATGAGACATGAGGGTAAATTAAGAGAGTCTGcagaaaaattaagaaaggCCTGCCTAACGGGAGATAAAACTGCTTTCTTATTGTACGGACTAGCATTGAGATATGGATGTGGTGTTCCAAAAAATTATGCAGAATCATTCAGGTATATTATGGCATCCACTGGGATAAATAACgtcaaattggaaatatttgatgttAATATTGATCCTATTAATTTAGAATTGAACGATCTAATACCTGATGTTGTACCACAACCTACAGCACCGGCATTATATGAATGTGggatgatttatttaaaagGGTTTGGTGTTCCCTATGTGGATGAGTTGAAAGGActtaaatatttggaaaaagcTGCATCATTGGGACACATTGATTCCATGTGCTTGAGTGGAACGATATGGTCcaagaaatcaaattcaagaaagaaagatctAATAAGAGCCGCATCGTGGTTTAGACTCGCTCATAAGAGAGGTGCTACATTAATTGGTTCTGATTGGATTTACAGAGAGAAATATATGAATGCATTATTGTTGAGGAAGGAACAAACAATTTTGGTCTAA
- the HHT1 gene encoding histone H3 (ancestral locus Anc_3.193) gives MARTKQTARKSTGGKAPRKQLASKAARKSAPSTGGVKKPHRYKPGTVALREIRRFQKSTELLIRKLPFQRLVREIAQDFKTDLRFQSSAIGALQESVEAYLVSLFEDTNLAAIHAKRVTIQKKDIKLARRLRGERS, from the coding sequence atggCCAGAACCAAGCAAACAGCAAGAAAGTCCACTGGTGGTAAAGCACCAAGAAAGCAACTAGCCTCCAAGGCTGCTAGAAAATCCGCCCCATCTACCGGTGGTGTCAAGAAGCCTCACAGATATAAGCCAGGTACCGTTGCCTTGAGAGAAATTagaagatttcaaaaatctACTGAACTTTTGATCAGAAAATTACCATTCCAAAGATTAGTTAGAGAAATCGCTCAAGATTTCAAGACCGATTTGAGATTCCAATCTTCTGCTATCGGTGCCCTACAGGAATCCGTCGAAGCTTACTTGGTTTCCCTATTCGAAGATACTAATTTGGCTGCCATTCACGCTAAGCGTGTTACTATCCAAAAGAAGGATATTAAATTGGCTAGAAGATTAAGAGGTGAAAGATCATGA
- the TRP1 gene encoding phosphoribosylanthranilate isomerase TRP1 (ancestral locus Anc_3.192): protein MSFQDFKIFTNESAGPIIKICGLQTVEAARRALDAGANMIGIICVPNRKRTVDPNIAKQISAMIHGDARYEGRYLVGVFRNQSIEEVSRIAKEYGVDVVQLHGDESWSPYHDAVNVPVIKRCVFSRDCDTVVEICHDLENRCLPLFDSEAGGTGEVLDWDAISQWALEQHDEKIKFILAGGLVPENVNKAVKLHGVMGVDVSGGVETNGGKDMDKIDNFIKNGRK from the coding sequence ATGAGTTTTCAAgacttcaaaatattcacaAATGAATCTGCGGGTCCTATAATAAAGATATGTGGTCTTCAGACCGTGGAAGCAGCCCGTCGAGCCCTAGATGCCGGTGCCAACATGATAGGAATAATATGCGTACCCAATAGGAAGAGGACCGTGGACCCTAATATAGCGAAACAGATATCTGCAATGATCCATGGTGATGCACGCTACGAGGGTCGATATCTTGTTGGGGTGTTCCGTAATCAGAGTATAGAGGAGGTGTCTAGGATTGCGAAAGAATACGGTGTGGATGTGGTGCAGTTACATGGGGATGAATCATGGAGTCCTTATCATGATGCGGTGAACGTTCCTGTTATTAAACGATGCGTGTTTTCTAGGGATTGTGATACTGTGGTGGAGATTTGTCATGATCTTGAGAATCGATGTTTACCATTATTTGATTCTGAAGCTGGTGGCACGGGTGAGGTATTGGATTGGGATGCGATTTCTCAATGGGCCCTTGAGCAACATGATGAGAAGATCAAGTTTATACTTGCTGGTGGATTAGTACCTGAGAATGTCAACAAAGCTGTGAAGTTACACGGTGTAATGGGTGTGGATGTCAGTGGAGGTGTTGAGACTAATGGAGGGAAAGATATGGATAAGATTGATAATTTTATAAAGAATGGGcgaaaataa
- the ATP11 gene encoding Atp11p (ancestral locus Anc_3.30) encodes MWNNRLLTLLSRTKIRYTRFPRLSLQSTYKLNLGLHFYSTDVQDKYRQKLLEKAKKEGFNTIEELQSHLKEQIEKKKKEFNKIDILKELEDYEQKLKMSSSLSSNAGYTKSKGPLDPNKPKAPFKTLDSYLATEKIKDLSKQEVEFLWRARWAEVKDSLCAVVPVDVFNKMLVNVRGNPIFVLPLPRVLDPSKTANEPQGMELHYIQWQFVGKDTIYCIVTSLAEYKLHTEYARPHTTFEFHLEMEPTKKIVLMNGHVETDMNVSLADAQLLLLNIQRFYGAMGEETPAAKQRLALLRSFTAGSSEFNVDLLIASAQSMEN; translated from the coding sequence ATGTGGAATAACCGTTTATTAACCCTTCTTAGTAGAACAAAGATCCGTTACACTCGATTCCCTAGATTGTCATTACAATCAACATACAAACTAAATTTGGGATTACATTTTTATTCCACTGACGTACAAGATAAATATAGGCAAAAACTACTAGAAAAAGCGAAAAAGGAAGGATTTAACACCATTGAAGAACTTCAATCTCACTTaaaggaacaaattgaaaaaaagaagaaagaatttaacAAAATTGATATACTAAAAGAGCTTGAAGATTACgaacaaaaattgaaaatgtcCTCCTCTTTATCATCAAATGCAGGGTATACAAAGTCAAAAGGCCCCTTGGATCCTAATAAACCAAAGGCTCCATTCAAAACTTTGGACTCCTATCTGGCAACAgagaaaattaaagatttgtCAAAACAAGAGGTGGAATTTCTTTGGAGAGCAAGATGGGCTGAAGTGAAGGACTCATTATGTGCTGTAGTTCCCGTTGATGTCTTCAATAAGATGTTGGTCAACGTGAGAGGCAACCCAATATTTGTACTCCCCTTACCTAGAGTTTTAGATCCTTCTAAAACTGCTAATGAGCCACAGGGAATGGAACTGCATTACATCCAATGGCAATTTGTCGGAAAAGATACtatttattgtattgtaACATCATTAGCCGAATACAAATTACATACAGAGTATGCAAGACCTCATACCACGTTTGAATTCCATTTGGAGATGGAGCCAACAAAGAAGATCGTCTTAATGAATGGACATGTGGAAACTGACATGAATGTCTCATTGGCCGACGctcaattattattgttgaaTATCCAAAGATTTTATGGAGCCATGGGAGAGGAAACACCAGCGGCAAAACAAAGATTGGCCCTTTTAAGAAGTTTCACGGCAGGCTCATCAGAGTTCAATGTAGATTTATTAATTGCCTCAGCCCAATCAATGGAAAATTAA
- the IPP1 gene encoding inorganic diphosphatase IPP1 (ancestral locus Anc_3.191) has translation MVYSTRQVGAKNTLDYKVYIEEDGKPVSPFHDIPLYADKENNIFNMVVEIPRWTNAKLEITKEQPLNPIIQDTKKGKLRFVRNCFPHHGYIHNYGAFPQTWEDPNETHPETKAVGDNDPIDVLEIGESIAYTGQVKQVKVLGVMALLDEGETDWKVIAIDVNDPLAPKMNDIEDVEKYFPGLLRATNEWFRIYKIPDGKPENQFAFSGEAKNKKYALDIIRETNDAWKQLIAGKAVDSKGIALANSTLKDTPTYSAAIASEIPEASPKADAPIDKSIDKWFFISGSA, from the coding sequence ATGGTCTACTCCACCAGACAAGTCGGTGCCAAGAACACCCTGGACTACAAGGTCTACATCGAAGAGGACGGCAAGCCAGTGTCTCCCTTCCACGACATCCCATTGTATGCGGACAAGGAAAACAACATCTTCAACATGGTCGTCGAAATCCCTCGTTGGACTAACGCCAAGTTGGAAATCACCAAGGAACAACCATTGAACCCAATCATTCAAGACACCAAGAAGGGTAAGCTAAGATTCGTCAGAAACTGTTTCCCTCACCACGGTTACATTCACAACTACGGTGCCTTCCCTCAAACTTGGGAAGATCCAAATGAAACCCACCCAGAAACCAAAGCTGTCGGTGACAACGATCCAATTGATGTCTTGGAAATCGGGGAAAGCATCGCTTACACCGGTCAAGTCAAACAAGTCAAGGTCCTTGGTGTCATGGCTTTGTTAGATGAAGGTGAAACCGATTGGAAAGTCATCGCCATTGACGTTAACGATCCATTGGCTCCAAAGATGAACGAcattgaagatgttgaaaaatACTTCCCAGGTTTGTTAAGAGCCACCAATGAATGGTTCAGAATTTACAAAATCCCTGATGGTAAACCAGAAAATCAATTCGCCTTCTCCGGTGAAGccaagaacaagaagtaCGCCTTGGATATTATTAGAGAAACTAACGATGCTTGGAAACAATTGATCGCTGGTAAGGCTGTTGACTCCAAGGGAATTGCTTTGGCTAACTCTACTTTGAAGGATACTCCAACTTACTCTGCCGCCATTGCCTCTGAAATTCCAGAAGCTTCTCCAAAGGCTGATGCCCCAATTGATAAGTCCATTGACAAATGGTTCTTCATCTCCGGTTCCGCTTAA
- the PHA2 gene encoding prephenate dehydratase PHA2 (ancestral locus Anc_3.29) has product MNMNDITVLFLGPEGTYSHQAALQQFGQREDVHVNFVPTQSIPQCFEKLENNLSIDYSVVPLENSTNGQVVFSYDLLRDLMHASTERKSNQIITPLEVVGEQYVSIAHCLISASRLPKEIDPLSEYKTIKIYSHPQVWGQVNEYLTHLKEICQGTKFECIDTTSTSEAVSKIMYEKNSDTTTLEIAIASETAAHLNKAFILEHEINDKKGNTTRFLVLKRRNDEHVKTIGAPTQDRDFMDINLMTFTIKQDDPGSLVDILTVLKDHSVNMCSISSRPYSKGPKDTNWQYIFFIEYYYCQENINWETFYKDFDLKCEAWCLWGTFPRNERYYK; this is encoded by the coding sequence ATGAATATGAATGATATAACAGTACTCTTTTTGGGACCAGAAGGTACATATTCTCATCAGGCAGCCTTGCAACAGTTCGGTCAACGAGAGGATGTGCATGTAAATTTCGTCCCAACACAATCCATTCCTCAATGTTTCgaaaaattagaaaataaCCTATCAATTGACTATTCTGTGGTACCTTTAGAGAACTCTACCAATGGCCAAGTCGTTTTCTCTTATGATCTATTGCGTGATCTCATGCATGCTTCCACTGAACGGAAATCCAATCAGATTATTACTCCATTGGAAGTCGTAGGAGAACAATATGTATCCATTGCACATTGTCTGATCTCAGCATCTCGACTTCCAAAGGAGATTGATCCACTTTCGGAATATAAGACCATTAAGATATATTCACATCCACAAGTATGGGGCCAAGTCAACGAGTACCTCActcatttgaaagaaatctGTCAAGGaaccaaatttgaatgtATTGATACGACATCTACATCTGAAGCGGTGAGCAAAATAATGTATGAGAAGAATTCTGACACAACTACTTTAGAAATTGCTATTGCGAGTGAAACCGCTGCACATTTAAATAAAGCATTTATTCTCGAGCatgaaattaatgataagAAGGGCAATACAACGAGATTTTTGGTCCTCAAGAGGAGAAATGATGAACATGTGAAAACGATAGGAGCCCCTACTCAAGACCGGGACTTTATGGATATTAACTTAATGACATTCACCATTAAGCAGGATGATCCAGGTTCCTTAGTTGATATTTTAACGGTACTAAAGGACCATTCGGTAAATATGTGTTCGATTTCATCAAGACCTTATAGCAAGGGTCCAAAAGATACTAATTGGCAgtatatcttcttcattgaaTACTATTACTgtcaagaaaatattaattggGAAACATTTTACAAAGATTTTGACCTTAAATGTGAAGCGTGGTGCCTTTGGGGGACATTCCCTAGAAATGAAAGATATTATAAGTAA
- the RER2 gene encoding ditrans,polycis-polyprenyl diphosphate synthase (ancestral locus Anc_3.203), translating to MDNQSTTSSIPGYSLTLKWIKNIFSRTIRVSRNVPRHVGFIMDGNRRYARRNHLQVKEGHEAGFFTMSKILELCYESGVECATVYAFSIENFKRSPHEVDALMKLAKDRIRQIVASGEMAEKYGIKVRIIGDLSLLDKELRDDMNNAMEITKNNKRAVLNICFPYTGREEIVHSMQNVVELAQANSDDPKFIIDEQLINANLYTGDQPPLDLLIRTSGMVRLSDFMVWQVSNKGVAIELIDCLWPDFGPLRMAWILLKFVFQKSFSNRNKKMEDEDLDIDFNEEDQDEISIKAKKSA from the coding sequence ATGGACAACCAGAGCACCACCAGCAGCATACCGGGGTACTCCCTCACTTTAAAATGGATCAAAAACATATTTTCTCGCACAATAAGGGTATCCAGAAACGTCCCCAGACATGTTGGATTCATAATGGACGGGAATAGACGATATGCTAGAAGGAACCATCTGCAAGTGAAGGAGGGCCACGAGGCTGGGTTCTTTACCATGAGTAAGATTTTGGAACTTTGTTACGAGTCAGGAGTCGAATGTGCTACCGTGTATGCCttttccattgaaaattttaagAGAAGCCCTCATGAAGTGGATGCCCTGATGAAGTTGGCTAAGGATAGAATTAGACAGATCGTTGCGAGCGGCGAAATGGCAGAGAAGTATGGTATTAAAGTGAGGATTATTGGGGATTTGAGCTTGTTGGATAAAGAATTACGTGATGATATGAATAATGCAATGGAAATTaccaagaataataaaagagCTGTGCtgaatatttgtttccCCTACACGGGCAGAGAGGAAATTGTGCATTCCATGCAGAATGTGGTGGAGTTGGCACAAGCTAATAGTGATGATCCGAAATTTATCATCGATgaacaattaataaatgCAAATCTTTACACGGGGGATCAACCACCTTTGGATTTATTGATTAGAACAAGTGGGATGGTTAGATTGAGTGATTTTATGGTTTGGCAAGTAAGTAATAAGGGAGTAGCGATAGAATTGATAGATTGTCTTTGGCCCGATTTTGGTCCATTAAGAATGGCATGGATACTCTTAAAATTCGTATTCCAAAAgtcattttccaatagaaataagaaaatggaagatgaagatttagatatcgatttcaatgaagaagatcagGATGAAATATCCATAAAGGCCAAGAAAAGTGCTTAA
- the HHF1 gene encoding histone H4 (ancestral locus Anc_3.194) codes for MSGRGKGGKGLGKGGAKRHRKILRDNIQGITKPAIRRLARRGGVKRISGLIYEEVRAVLKSFLESVIRDAVTYTEHAKRKTVTSLDVVYALKRQGRTLYGFGG; via the coding sequence ATGTCCGGTAGAGGTAAAGGTGGTAAAGGTTTGGGTAAAGGTGGTGCTAAGCGTCACAGAAAGATTCTAAGAGATAACATTCAAGGTATCACTAAGCCAGCTATCAGAAGATTAGCCAGAAGAGGTGGTGTCAAGCGTATCTCCGGTTTAATTTACGAAGAAGTTAGAGCTGTTCTAAAATCCTTCTTGGAATCCGTCATTAGAGACGCTGTCACATACACTGAACATGCTAAGAGAAAGACTGTTACTTCTCTAGATGTTGTCTATGCTTTGAAGAGACAAGGTAGAACTTTGTATGGTTTCGGTGGTTAA